In Glycine soja cultivar W05 chromosome 10, ASM419377v2, whole genome shotgun sequence, the genomic stretch CCTCTTTCAGCCCCCTGGACTCTTTACAACCGTTGGGTGAATTGTATAGATCCAACTAAAAAGTTTAGTTTTAGAATTTTACATATCTATCGCGAAGGCAATGCTCATGCTGACAAGCTTGCTTCTTTTGGTGCATAGAATGCAGGCAAAAAAAATAGTAAGTGTCATGAATCTCTGACATAAGCTTCAACCAATTAACATTGTTTGTATGACAACTGTTGTAGTTGGACAGCAATCACACAGTTTGTCCACCATGGTATGCTTTATGTTCCTATTGGTTATAGTTTTGGTATGCTTTATGTTCCTATTGGTTATAGATTTGGTGCTGGAATGTTCAATTTGGAGTCCACAAAAGGAGGATCTCCATATGGTGCTGGAGTTTTTGCTGGAGATGGTACAAGACAAGCAAGTGAAATGGAGCTGGAGCTTGCAGAGTATCATGGCAAGTATATATGAAATTAGCCCATAAAAGCTAGATTGGATTCTGTGATTAAAATTCCATTAAGCCCTCCTAGCTAGGTCAGCATTCTAGTCTATCCCAACCAATGATGTTAATGGCGGATGGCGGTTCATGGcggacaaaaaaatatatacatatatataaactcattgaaattgaaaaaaaataatggattgcattcaaataaactaaaaaagttttatgagttcatacaataatcaagtaccaacaccaaataaactcattaaagagttcaaaataagaaaatgaaaaaaacataatgCAAAGTGCAAAGTGAAGGTTCAGGCTCTAATCATCTTCTCCAATCCCAACATAATCATCTTCATTATTATCATATGGTAATGGAgcatctccctctccctcttccCCATCAGATGCCTCAAAATTGAccatgatttcttcttcttcagattcAAGATCAATATTCTCCTCAAAATCTAGATCCTCATCATTTTCTTGGACTGCTTTTTGCTTCCTTGATGAAGATCCAACAACCATTGCCTGCTTTTTAGAAGTTTGGGTAGCAGCAACACTTgttgttttttgctttttccGCCTAGTATACATCCTACACTCCAACCCTCGAAGCCTGATACACAATTGCCTAATTTAgagcatcatcatcttcaaataccaaatcatttccagcatcattatcatcatcttgaTCCATCTCTCCCACGACCCATTCATTGCacacatcaatatcattaagagaaattggatcaatttcatctctTTCATTATATCTTTGCTTCAATTGTTGGTTGTATTTGACAAACACCAAATCATGCAACCTCTTGTGCTCAAgcctatttcattttttggaaTGAATCtacaacataacaaataaatgttgatttcaatctcaaatatactccaaataaaacttgatcatcaaaattaaataaaattaaaaagtatagttAGAGTTTTGTCACAATTACTTGCTCAAACACACTCCAATTTCTTTCACATCCTGAAACACTGCAAGtcaaactcaaaattttaatagctaGCTTTTGCAAATTTGGAGTTTGTGACCCAAACATTCGCCACCAATATGCTGCAATACCAATTACCAACTAAGAGCATAACTTAGAATTCTGAATTATAacattaatacataaaaaaatagtatagtaTTTGTATTTGTCATATGGTAAAAGTTTCTTACTAGgagaatgggttttcctttgagcCATTGCAAAGTCAGAACCAAAGTGTTCAGCACCAATCTTGTAAAGATGCAACTCGGTTAGAATTTTCTGTTGCACATCAAATTGTGGAATTAACTTCTTAATGCACTCAAACAAACCATTGGTGacctcaaaatcaaactccaagtCAGTGTTGTCATAAAAGAACTTTGGATTTAAGAAGTGGCCAGCTACATGCAATGACCTATGAAGCTGAAAATTCCATCTTTTATCAATGATTGCAAATACATCTTTGTACTTGCTTTCATTGTTGTTGAAAGACTtgataattgtttcttttgccTTGTCCATTGCTTCATAAATATATCCCATGGCTGGTTTCCTTTCACCATCCACAAGACAAAGCACTTTCACAAGTGGAGCCATGACTTTAAGAGTGTAAACCACACTATTCCAAAAAAAAGGCATGAGCACTACCTTTGCAGCTTCTTTTCCCTTAGGCTCCTTAGATAGCTTGTTGAAGGTCCATTCATCAGAAGTAAACATCTTTCTAATATTGGTTTTCTCTTTATGGAGCCTTTCTAAGGTTAGATAAGAAGTGGCAAATCTAGTAATAGCATGTCTCACCAATTCCCtcttgtttataaaatttttcaaCAAACTTAAGGTACTAGAATGGGCATAGATAAACCCAACTAGATTAATTTCTCTTCTAATTATCTTCCTTATCTAGGGAGCTTCCCAATATCTTCAAGCATCAAATCAATACAATAAGTTGCACAAGGAGTCCAATAAATATGTTTCCTTTTCTCCTCCAACAACTTACCCTCTAAAACATAGTTGCTCCCATTATCGGTTACAACTTGAACAACATTCTCTTCTCCAACATCCTCCACAATGGCATCAAGGAcctcaaaaatattttcagttgTCTTTAAAAAATCAAAGCCATCAACAGACTTCAAAAACATGGTACCAACTTGAGAgttaatcaaaaaattaatgatgcatCTTTGTTTCTGATCAGTCCATGCATCAAACACAATAGTACAACCGTACTTGACCTATTGCTCCCTATGGTCTTTCATCAAATTTTCAGTATATTCAACTTCCTTCTTCAGGAGTAGAACTCTGATGTCATGATAGCTAGGAATGGGCAAATGTGGCTCATATTGATGAAAGGCTGCAACCATATTCTCAAAGCTTTTCAATTTAATGAGGTTGAATGACAAACCGCTTGGTACCAAAAGCGAGCAATATGTTGATGCACCTTCAATACTTCATTCTTATCCATTGACCCTCGTATGTTCATTTGCCTCAACATCTCCATTTTTCTCCGATTGATTGCATTTTCTGAATTCTTACAAAATTTGTCCATTGGTCCTTTTTTAGTCCCACACTTTGTCTTTGCACTTGCAGTAGCATTACAAGAGTCCGCAAACtcatcatcttcacttccatcaCATCCAATTGGTTCaccaaattcaaaatcttttatattttccaTATTACCACTGCCAGAAGTACTGTAACTGGTCCCACTTTTTTGGGTAGTCATATATTCCTTCAACTCTTCGACTACATTTGGTGGAGTTTTCTTGCAAGCTGCAATGTTACCCAACTTCCCAAACAGGTGTTGTTTGACTCTGATTATTCCTCCCTTTGCGATTTTTTCACAGAAATTACAAACAATTGTGTTTGTATTCCTTCCACCAGTGGATGACAATATTTCCAGCTTGGGTCTGTCTTATTTTTCCTCGTTGCACTTGTAGTAGTAGCATCGGATGATGGTTCAGTCATTTAAAAGAGGactgaacagaaaaaaaattgtggtgtcaaatagaaaaaaaataaaaatgggactgtcaaaagtaaaaagagggtgtcaaatagaaaaaggaaaaagaaaagctaaggagtgtcaaacaacaaaaacaaaattaaaaaaaaaattaaagctagCACGCACCACTTCATAAACACCGCGATGTTCACTGCCTTCGTGAGGGTAGTCGCCGCCATTCATGCCGGTGCTTGTCACCACCGTGGGGTCGTCACTGCTGGCTGCGCTCTGCGTGCGGGGGGTCGCGACTGGGTGCGGGGGTTGGTCTTTTAGTTGGAGGAAGGCTGCGTTCTTAATTCTGATTCAACCTGCATGGGAGGGGAGGGCTGCGCTTTTGATTAACTTACCGGGTAGGGTTGGGTCGGGTCAGCCCAATTCCTACcgtggaaaaaaaacaaaaaaaaaaatgttatttccgCCATGCCGCCATAACCGCCATGACCGCCATGGCGTCGCCATTCGCAACCCGCCACGCCACCGCTATTCGGTggcgttttttcaaaaaaccgtcACGCCTTTCCGCCATGGCACTGCCATCGCCGCCATTTGACAACACTGGTCCcaacaaatcaaataatattttcatcaatataatgattgatttaaataaataaaaaatcgatACCGTCTTTCTTTATTGATATTGTTAAACAACCAATATAGATTTTCAACGTGAAATGTCATCTTTGTAGTATTGTTAGTCTTAACTCAATCACACAAAGGTATCTTCCCCTATCCCTAGGAGACAAACTAATTACTTTTCTATTAGGGAATAAACAACTTAAATGATTAACAGAGTGTTAGAAACAATGTTATAAAACTCAGACCAATGATTGACTATATATAATACTATGTCAATGGGTTACAACCTGAATTAGTGAGTTATTGATTGAATTTTATGATCTAGACTTATACATTTTCCCCCCCAAATATATATCAACAAATCCATACAGTGTAGTGGTCTAAATTTTGTACGCTATTAGGTGCTATGTTAATTTGATCCTTTCCTACTTTAATACCGCTTGCTTTGTACACGAGAgagtaaaacaagaaaaagctaGCAACCAGGGACTGAGCCAGCCCCGCTCCCCAGGGGaatgtatacatatataaatttatacgaaatattattaatctatataataaaatattaattacaataacaatatatataaaatatatctttttgaatttttcataacataaaaaatatatttaaatatatttttcgttcttacaatttaatattttttttcatttttgtccctgtgatttcttttaatcattat encodes the following:
- the LOC114371378 gene encoding uncharacterized protein LOC114371378; this encodes MNGGDYPHEGSEHRGVYEVGGIIRVKQHLFGKLGNIAACKKTPPNVVEELKEYMTTQKSGTSYSTSGSGNMENIKDFEFGEPIGCDGSEDDEFADSCNATASAKTKCGTKKGPMDKFCKNSENAINRRKMEMLRQMNIRGSMDKNEVLKVHQHIARFWYQAVKYGCTIVFDAWTDQKQRCIINFLINSQVGTMFLKSVDGFDFLKTTENIFEVLDAIVEDVGEENVVQVVTDNGSNYVLEERLHKEKTNIRKMFTSDEWTFNKLSKEPKGKEAAKVVLMPFFWNSVVYTLKVMAPLVKVLCLVDGERKPAMGYIYEAMDKAKETIIKSFNNNESKYKDVFAIIDKRWNFQLHRSLHVAGHFLNPKFFYDNTDLEFDFEVTNGLFECIKKLIPQFDVQQKILTELHLYKIGAEHFGSDFAMAQRKTHSPMFQDVKEIGVCLSKLRGLECRMYTRRKKQKTTSVAATQTSKKQAMVVGSSSRKQKAVQENDEDLDFEENIDLESEEEEIMVNFEASDGEEGEGDAPLPYDNNEDDYVGIGEDD